Within the Telopea speciosissima isolate NSW1024214 ecotype Mountain lineage chromosome 4, Tspe_v1, whole genome shotgun sequence genome, the region GCCACTTGTATGGACATTCCATGGCCTAAATACAACCGATGTAAGACTAAATTCCATAACACAATAGAATCCTCTTTCCCAAAAAAGGATTGCTAACGCATGAACCACACTGCTAAACAAAGAACCCTCTCttgaaaaaaatgatttttctcTAGAAGACAATGTGGCCCTTGCATCAACGTAGGTCAACATGAGGCTAATGAAAACATGTATGGAAGCATTAATAGTAGTGGGATTCAGGACCACGCTGCCTCTAGGTTCTTTTTTACCTTAAAAAAGAATTGGGTTGAGTCGCCTTGTTGGGTGTTGGGGTAGTGGGGAAGTACTACTACGGAGAGGCACTGTTCATTTTTTTGTCATCTGGGAAGTAGACAGAGGCTATAATAGCGTTAGCTGGATTTTGTTTCTCAAGTTAGGAGCAAGGGGGCCCCTACAACCATCCAAAGCCCTTGTTTACTgttacttctctctctcttttataatttttttgtttcgttAGAAGCTTTTGAGTGGGTACTTTCTGTTCTGTTCTATCTTCAATGTGGGTACAAGGAGAAGGACAAAAGCAAAAGAagataattaattaatcaattaaGGTTGTAATTACATATTTTGTACCTTTAAATACTCATACTTTAATAACTTTATACGGAAAGGATTTGCATGAACAAAAAAGGTTATAGTAACTACTACGTAGAGAGCctagctttcttcttcttctttttctttttcttttttggagggGTTAagcaaggaaaaagagagaaccTAAGTGTATAGTACTATTGAAATTGAAAGACAAATTaatgggctcatgttctctgtgctgtagcgcaggctacgcccagacacatgggcttgccACTCAGAGAAgtaaggtgatcattgcacctacccccatgtgtctgggtgcagcctgcacccCGACACACAGAACATTCTCCCCAAATTAATATATATGGAATAAAGGTTTTCTTGATGGGAAAAAAAGTATGAGAAAGTGAGGTGGTTTGCCAGAAATTGAAAGAAGTGTGTTTAGCTAGCTAATGTCCACTTCGGGAAGCTTCAGTTGTGGCTTTTAATGGAATGAATAAGAAGATCCCCCCACTCACTCACTAGTAGCTTCAAAAGCAACCCGACAGCTTAACCTTAACAGAACAGATCCTTTTGTTTCTCTCAATTCTCCACTTCAAACAATTCAAAGGCCAAAAGGGAATTAATTAATTCCTAATATGAGaatttctgttcttcttcttctctgtaactGTAATTCTGTAAGTATTAAACTACTGTTATtacatataataataataataataataatacctTAGAAACCAAAAGTAGTGAAGAGAATTGAAGgacccccaacccccacccccaccccacctctCTGGCTTTCCTCCCTCATCTCTACATTCACTCTACAATCCAAATCCAATTCCAATGAGAATCTTTCCAatcttacatcatctctctaatcaaaccaaacccaaaagttaaaacaaaaatggaacaatttttttttttttattattatgattTTCTAATTCACTATAGTAGTAGATATCAAAGGGTCTGTCTCTGTATCTGCATCTGTATCTGTTCTTGTCTCCACCAAAGCTGGCTTCACTAACCCATCATTAATGCATAAAATTTCCTCCAAATTATCCACTTTCTTTACTTCCTTGTTggtgcaggaagaagaagatggtaatGAAGCTTGAGTGAGTAGCTTCGCTCTCTCTACTTGCACCACCCAATCTGTAGTGGCCAGCACATACACCATGAGTAGAGCACATGTGGCCTGAGCTGCAAGCAAACCGAACCAAAGCCCAGGAAAACCCATTTTAGCCCCAAAACCCAAGAAGATAGCCACAGGCATACCCACCAAGTAGAAAGATCCCAAATTAATATTTGCTCCCGTGGTGGGCCTTGCGCATCCTCTCAGTACCCCACACCCAGTCGTCTGTGGACAATTCCCTAGCTCACACAGTCCCGCAATTGGCAACGCCATTGCTGTGAGTTCCAGAATCTCGGCATCATTGGTGAAGAACCTTCCCCACTTGTGCCTCATCAACGTAGTGAACAACATGGCCGCAAGTCCCACCCCCACAGCTATAACCATCGACACGATCATAGAGATGCGGGCCTTGGCCGGCCGGTTCGAACCCAGTTCGTTTCCGACCCTGGTAGACACGCCCAAGCTGAGAGCGGAAGGGAAGACGTAGACTAATGAGGTTGTCTGGATGAGAATCCCCATTGAAGCAATGGTGGCTTTTGGATTGACAAGTAACCCACACAGCATTATCATGAGCTCGTACCACCACCACTCTAAGCACACTGAGAGGCATGTGGGCACGGCGAGGCTCAGCAGCGTCGACCACCCTCGCAGGCAGTCCATACTGGGCGAAACCCATGAGTCTCTGTACACGCCAGAGAAGAAAACGAAGGCTGACAAAAGAACGAACAGATTGAGATTGGTCCATACCATGGCTATGGCTACTCCTGCTATGCCCATCTTGAAATGGACCACTAATAGGAAATTCAGAGGTATGTGGAGAAGAACAGAGATGGCGGAGCAGTAAGTGACGGGTAATGTGATGCTCTGTGTTCTGAGATAGATTCGAAGAgggtggaggagagagaggaagaaaaggtcaggaatggagaagatgatgaagaagtgGGCCACAGATGAGATGGCTTCGTCTTGGCCGCACCATAAGAGGATTCGATTCATGTTGAGCCACATAAAGGATATAGGAATTGAGGTtgtgagaagaagaagtacTGTTCGTTGAAGGGTTAAGCCTAGAAGTTTCCATTGTTTGGCACCGTATGCTTGACCACAAATGGGTTCCATTCCCATGGCAAGACCGGAGATGACAGAGTAGCCGGTGATGTTAGCGAAGCCGATGGAGAGGGACCCACCTGCTAACTCTAGCTCTCCAAGGTACCCCAAGAAGAGCATGGAAATCATTGCTCTAGAGTATAATAGCAGACCCGTGAGAACTGATGGCCCTGATATCTTCCCTATGGCCTTGATTTCCTCCACTACATCATCAGGAGTTGGCCATCTAcggagttcttcttcttcttcttcttcttcattgatgagaGGATCTATGGTTTTCTTGGTACTTAAGAAATGGGTTTTCTTAGGAGTGATGAATGAGGAGGGATAAGATGGTTTTGGGTTACTCATAGTCTCtgtttatcttctctttctGCTTCTCTTCTCAGTGGAGTGAGAGTAGTTAAAGAGTTTTTAATGAGAAAAGATGGATAAACATTCGTGTTTCTCTTGTTGTTTTACTCTTGCCATGAGTGGGGAAGAGGGGTAgggtatatatatacataaaaggtTAGGAATTTCTTGCAGTTTTGAAGGGACAGGTGTTGCTACAATAAGAAAAGCCCCAGTATTCCCAaacaagaagagggggggggggggggaaattccTTGTGAGTGCTGAGGTGCTTAGAGATTGGtttggttatatatatatatacacagaaCACTGTCTTATTGTGACTTAATGGATTAGGGAAAGGGGAGAGTGAAAAAAGAAATAGATCTGTCagagaagaatgggtattggAGGAATTTGGGTAGTGTGAATATGAGTAcctaaaagaaagaagaaaaaaaagaaagagaaaaggtaaAAGAAAGAATCTACTCTGATTTTCATCTAATATGGTATGAGAGATGGTGAAAACACATAAGAAGGAAGGAATGATTGGTGACTTTATAGTAAAGTATTTAAGCGCCATTACCCTGTTTCGTCATAACAAGTTTGATATGGATAAACTGATAAGggtattatattctttttttcatcTTGGGCTTTCTCTGTAATGGATGTTCTCTACATTTCTTTTAACCTACCTACCCTTTATGTTGTAGATTAGAACAAAATCGTAATCACCAAGACAGTTAAGCTCTAGCTAGCTAGGTAGAGAGAAAGAATTGAGATAGATAAGCTAGCAACTGGATTATACTTGGTAGATCACGCCTGTTTGTCACCATCTGATGACATGGTATCTCCAACACGTGTGCATGAGAATTTTGGAGTGAAACCATGCATGTCTCTGTGAACTGTGTGAACTGTGTGAAGTGAGCAACCCATAAACTCACTTCCCTGGCCTGACCCAGACAAACCCTGCTTTTCTGCCCtgatcatctctctctctctctctctttccctactTCCCTCGTGctgttgttttcttctttctcttccattctttAGTTAACAAGTGGGGTTCCAATTTTTAACTAATGAAAACAGTTTTGTTTACCATTAAAAAGAGATTTGGCTGGGATTCTGAAGTTTATAAACTAATCAAATCAATCTAATCGTTTGTTCATTAGTGGGATTCTCTTTTTAAGACCTTGACATCATCAGTCTTAAAAATCTAATCTCAAAGAACCCTCTTTATCAAATTTagatattaatatatattttttgtccAATTTCTCATGGTACCCTATCATGGGGTTATGCTGGGTTAGAGGGGATCAACACAAGATTTTTATGGAGTTTTGGCTTGCAAAAACATCACATCATCGAATGTGTCTCTATGATTTGGAcatcaaaaaccaaaaccatGTCTCTTGGTGGGTACTCAAAGGCTTAAACCAAAGAACCAAAAAAGTTAAGGATTTAGCAGTGTTTTTTAACTCTGAAGTCCCAAAGGGTGGTCAAATCCTATCTGTACatttattgttattgttattgtcATCATCAGatgcttaaaattttttttctttatgggtttggtttggtttggttttggggaCCACTGTACATGTATTTAATTGGGTTGTATGGAGAACCGGCAAGCAGATGGGGGGAGATAGGAAACAGTGTAAAGACAACTACGTGCTCCAATTGCAACCATTTAATCTGTAACCCTTTCCTCACTACAAGACTACACTGTGTGTGTCTCTGTGTCTCTGTCTGCATTAGGGGATTTTGGCTGTGACTGTGAAGCGCAACAGAAAACAGAAGCACCATGGcccccaccatcaccacctcctcttctttctcgATCCTTTGTTttaactctctcttcttttgctTTCCCTTTCTCAGAGTCTCATCATCAAATCGAATAAGGCAAGAATcagtttttctttgttttcttgcaGCATAAATAATTTTTCTCTGAAATTTATGCATGCCCACCCATGTCAGATTCCATGTGTCTCCAGCTCGATGGGTTGCTATAACTGATAGGGTTTTTATACTGtttatgcaaccaaacaaattaaataatttttctATAAACTGTGGAATTTACAACACCCTCACTCTTTTTGTTGTTTGAATCAAATCGATGATATCCAACCAACAATATAAACTTTTGTAAAGATTGTAAGGAAATGGTAGTGACACCATTTTGTCATTCTAAATCACAAATGAACATGTAGTGGGCCTCACCATATGATATACAGCCGATAAGTGTCGGTATCGCGGGTATCGGAGGGTATTGAAGTCAAAAATGAGATAGTTGAGAGAGTGCAATGAACAGAACTTACAGAAGAATTTATTCCGATTATCTATCTGATGGAaggcaaaaagaagaaaagaaaaaagaacaaaaataaagggggccTTTTTACCATTAAAATCAGTCTTAAGCTTTTAGAGAAGCAGAGCATACAGACATGTCTCCATCAAGGTTTCAATCAGCATATTTCAAACAACATCTGTTCGCCACCAAGCACATTCACCTTATTTATACACCCACATTGTGTGCATGGATGGAGGTGGAGTGGGAGATAACGTAAGATTCCACACACATTACCGGTGAAACCAGTAATGGCCAAATCAAAAGCCATGAAGGATTGATACGTAACTTTCCAGGAAGAATAAGCCATTAAGCCCCCAGCAATCTATCTATCTTGGTTAGTACAAAAGGGTATTGCTTTGCTCTGTGGGAGTGATCCCTTATTCCTCAGCAACGGTGCATCCACTTTTCCACGTGATTGACAGAAGAACACCATAAAAGCAAACACTTTTCATTTTATGTCAAATTAGAATTTTCAACATTCAACAAAATTCCCGAATTTGTGTAAGGTAAGCTTGCGCTTTAGACAGCACAAATAAGGAATTACTGATGAGGAGAGGAGACCTTCCGTATCCATCCGTCGGTCTCCGCCGCAGTTTCCATTGGAATCAAGTACAAGGCTTGCCTTGCCTTgattccaaaaacaaaaagcagGAAGGAATGGAAAGGATGGTGACAAATGGCATTTTTCACATTCAATAGCAGCCGCTGAGAGAGTTGTATTGTTGGTAGCATTGAATGTGTTTGTGAAAATACCCACATGGGTGGGTGTGTGCGGGTGTGCAGGTATCAATCTGGGTTGTTCGAGCTTTCCTCATTGTTGATTCCATTCATAATGCGGTATAGCATCGTCATTTGCTTAGGCGCAGTCCATGAGATTGCAACCATTTCCCACGGGTTTCCACTGTTTTGTGTCTTCCGTAAGCATCCAGAAGCCCATGCGACGTAAAAATTCGTGTGAAAGTGGGCATCCAGAATCCAACCTTTTCTGTTGGAATTGGATGGGTAAAGCCAACGCAGAACCTGAGACCTCAAGTTGCAATGGTGCACCTTCCAATTATGTGATCAATCACTAGAACAGTTAAACacaagtttaaaaaaataattgacaGGTCTCTCGGTGATTGGTTCGTAGCAGAACTTTggttaatctttttttttttttttgggaggggaggggaggggaggggaggggaagaggGAGGGGGAATCCAGAGAAATGAAATACTTTATTCATTAATAGATGACATAATACTATTCACAACTTTTACCACTATCTGTACAGTTCTGC harbors:
- the LOC122658975 gene encoding protein DETOXIFICATION 48-like translates to MSNPKPSYPSSFITPKKTHFLSTKKTIDPLINEEEEEEEELRRWPTPDDVVEEIKAIGKISGPSVLTGLLLYSRAMISMLFLGYLGELELAGGSLSIGFANITGYSVISGLAMGMEPICGQAYGAKQWKLLGLTLQRTVLLLLTTSIPISFMWLNMNRILLWCGQDEAISSVAHFFIIFSIPDLFFLSLLHPLRIYLRTQSITLPVTYCSAISVLLHIPLNFLLVVHFKMGIAGVAIAMVWTNLNLFVLLSAFVFFSGVYRDSWVSPSMDCLRGWSTLLSLAVPTCLSVCLEWWWYELMIMLCGLLVNPKATIASMGILIQTTSLVYVFPSALSLGVSTRVGNELGSNRPAKARISMIVSMVIAVGVGLAAMLFTTLMRHKWGRFFTNDAEILELTAMALPIAGLCELGNCPQTTGCGVLRGCARPTTGANINLGSFYLVGMPVAIFLGFGAKMGFPGLWFGLLAAQATCALLMVYVLATTDWVVQVERAKLLTQASLPSSSSCTNKEVKKVDNLEEILCINDGLVKPALVETRTDTDADTETDPLISTTIVN